From the Polaribacter tangerinus genome, the window ATACCGATATTGCTTATATATGTCTTGTAGTCCTCTTTTAAATTTTTTAAAGATTTTAGGTTTTTTAAATCACCATTTTTTTCAATCGCATATACAACATAACTTCTGTTTGCGGTTAAAATTTCGAAAAAGGTAAAGTAAAAACTTAATAGTTTGTTTTTGGCGTCATAGTTTTCATATGCATCGCTTTTTGCCAAAACTTTTATGGTATTATTAAAAAATTCGCTAAAAATTGATTGCTCAATCGCTTCAAAATTTCCGTAGTATTTGTAAAATTCTGCTTCCTCAAAATTATTTTCTTTGGCAAAACTAAATACCGATTTTGGTGCATGGTTATTTTCTAAAACAAAATCCATGTACCATGAAATTAATTGATCTTTTGTAATATTTTTCTTACGAGCCATAATGATTAAATTTTATGTAAAGATACGAATGTTTAATAAAATAAATAAAATGTTAAACAATAATCTTTTGTTAAAAACGGTAAATATTTCACTGTTAGTAAAACCAATTTATTGGAATTGTTATCTTTGATTTTTTTAAAAAAAAGAAAATTATATGATCAGGTTTACAACTGCCAAAAGGGTACTGTCATTTTTTTTATTAATTGCAGTCTTACTTTCTTGTAAAAAAAAGGAATTATCAAATACGAATGTAGATAATACAAGCGTTAAAAGCCTCATAAAAAGTGCACCAAAGGGGATGGTTTGGGTAGCGCCCAAAACTTTTTTGATGGGAGCAAAGGCAGATGATAATTATGCGATGGATAGAGAAAAACCGTCCCATGAAGTTTATGTAGATGGTTTTTTTATTGATGTAAATGAAGTAACTAATAAGCAATTTAGTGATTTTGTTGCGGCAACAAACTACATTACAACTGCAGAAAAACCAATAGATTGGGATGAAATAAAAAAAGATTTACCTGCAAATACGCCAAGACCAGCCGATTCTATTTTACAACCAGGTAGTTTAATTTTTAATAAGAATGCTGGTAAAGTGGTTTCTATGAATAATTACCAGCAATGGTGGACATGGAAAATTGGTGCTAATTGGCGACAGCCAGAAGGGCCTGGTAGTTCTATAAAAGGCAAAGAAAATTACCCAGTTGTTCATGTAAGTTATGCCGATGCTTTGGCTTATTGTAATTGGGCAAACAGACGATTACCAACCGAGGCAGAGTGGGAGTCTGCAGCCCAAGCAAACAACAAAAATAATATTTTTGTTTGGGGAAATGATGCCAATGCTTTAAATAAAAATGCCAATACTTGGCAAGGTGTTTTTCCAACAAAAAATATTTCTGAAGACGGTTTTGAATATATATCACCTATTAAATCCTATCCACCAAACAGTTTGGGTATTTATGATATGGCAGGAAATGTTTGGGAAATGACTTCCGATTTATTCAATGTAAACTATTATGCATCTTTAGATAAGAGCAAAGTATTAAGAAATCCGACAGGTGCAAAAACTCCTTTTTCACCTTCTAACCCAAGACAGTTAGAATATGTTATGAAAGGTGGTTCTTTTCTTTGTCATGCCTCATATTGTGCTAGTTTTAGAATATCTGCTAGAATGGGTATGGAGCCAAGTTCTAGTTCAGATCATATCGGTTTTAGAACCGTAGCAACCCCAGAAATGTTGGAGATTGATTTGAATTAAATAGTTGTTAATGACTAAAAAGCAAGTTTTTTTGGGCTAGCAGAAGTAATTACGTTTAAATATTTCTAAATGGAAATTATCAAAAAAAATCCCAATCAATTGTACTTTAAAAATATAGTTGATTGGGATTTTAAGTGTGGAGATCGTTGAACTCGTAACCTAACCACTCTCTCAACTGTTATTAGATATTGAATATCAATTAATTGAGTGTCAATTTTAATGTTTCAAAAAACCTCTCAAATTCGTTCATGTCGCAATTATTCCAACGTTATCGAGTTTTGAGTACTGATTTACCACAAATTTAATGGTATTGGGTTACGGTTCCTATTTATCACATCAGTATTCCCGCCAACTACAATTGAAGAGGATCTGTGATAGGTGATACTTGTTGTTATAACAGTTGGACTAATACTAATGGTATTGTTAGTTCCCCCGCGGATTCACTTATTTACCTATAACCGTTATATCGTTATACCTGTGGAGGGTTACGCCAACTACATTCTCTGATCAGGACCGTGGTGATTAGGATCTCCCTTCTCAATTCTAATCCGCAGAGATAATCCATCAATAACTGTGGTGGTTGTATCAATAGATATATATTGACCTCCCCCCGCGGGAGGAACTCCTCCTGTATCAGACCTTAAATGGTGAAAAAACGGTTATGGTAACAGGGGGTCAGTACCGTCAAAAAAATATTTTCAGAAAAATGGATGGGATGTGGGACTATACTGCGACACCAGTAATATAAGTCTCTACAAAGTCTACAATCTTATTTTTTAGTCTCTCTGAGGTAGATGATCTTTCTTTCAGTGATGGTCTTTTATCCAACATGTCAATTAGATCATCTCTCAATGGTTCCTTTTCGGTAAAGAGGTAATCACCTATCACTTTTTCAAGTTTACCCTTATCTAACTTCTCTTCATCAACCAATCTATCGATGTATTCCGATCGTTCTTTATCCCAAAACTTTTCGAATTCCTCAGGGATGTTGTCACTGTCCTCAATGTGAGGTAGATTTTCATCAATGAACTTCTCGATTAATTCTCTTTTACTTCTAAGATCGGATTGACCTGAGATGATTTCAATTATTTTCTTTCTCTGTGTATCTTGTTCCTCAATTGGACTATTCTTAAGTGTTGAAAGGAGATTAAGTATGTAGGAGACATTGATTTCATCTCTATGAATAAGTTCTAACTCAAAGTCAATATCATTAATAATGGATACCTTTTCTTTAGAATCACCCTTATGTCTATCATAAAGATCTAAGTACTTACTCTTGTAGTCTTCAAACTCTTGATCCTCCATTTCAGTTTCTTCCATTTCAAACTGAGTAAAGGTGTTAAGAACGTTTTTTACTCGCATTAGATCTCTGAAGAGTTTAATAAACTCGAATTGATCATCCTCACTAATTAAGTCGTTGACACTGTCAACGCTGGGGGTAAGTTTTGTTAGGTTGTTATACGCATCATTAAATCTTTCTAAATAAACCTCGTAAGGTTCCATAACAATGAGATCCTTATTGTCTAAATTAGAGAACAATCGAATTGCATCGTCAGTTTGTTTCTTTAGATTTCTAAAAGAGACAATATTTCCTTGAGATTTCAACTCCCCAAAAATCCTGTTGGTTCTCGAGTACGCCTGAATAAGACCATGAAATTTCAAGTTTTTATCTACGTAAAGAGTATTTAATAATTTACTATCAAATCCAGTAAGGAACATGTTAACTACCAATAGAACATCGATTTGTTTCTCCTTTACTTTCCTTGCAATGTCATTGTAATAATTGTAATAGGATTGACTATCCTTAGTAGTGTAATTAGTTCCAAAAGTTTTGTTGTAATCCCCAATAAAGTCCTCTAAATAATCTCTTGAGTGTTGGGTTACATATTCAGATTCAGGTTCTGCTGCAGTAGAAAACTCCTCTCCAAAATTTCCAAGGGTGTCTTTGTCCTCTTCGTTGGATTGGTAGGAGAAAATAGTTGCAATTTTTAGTTTCTTATCATTATCTAAGTCTTTTTGTTTCTCCCTGAAGATCTTATAGTACTCTACCAATACCGATACACTCGAAACACAAAAGATAGAGGTGAATTTTCTGTTATGGGTTTTACGGTCATGGTTGTTAATGATATAATCAACTACACCTTCTAACCGTGCGGGAGAATTCATCACTTCTGTCTCATCAATATCTTCAACATTTATATCTACAATACTTTCCTTCTTCTTAAAAGTACTAATGTACTCTACAGAAAATTTTAGTACGTTTTCATCTCTGATTGCATCAGTAATAACATACTTGTGTAGACACTTATTAAACAACATGGTTGTTGTTCGTTTTCCAAATTCGTTTGACCCTGCGTTTTCCTCAAAGATCGGTGTTCCTGTAAATCCAAACATCTGAGAACTTGGGAAGAATTTTCTAATTTCTTCATGTGTCTTTCCAAATTGACTACGGTGACATTCATCAAAAATGAACACCACTTTTTTATCTGCAAGACCTTCAACTCTTGATTGATACCTATTTTTGGTGATCGCAGTGTTTAGTTTCTGAATTGTTGTAATGATCAGTTTGGTATCTCCCGCCAATTGATTCGCAAGAGTGTTTGTGTTGTTTGTTCCGTCTATACTTCCCTTAGAGAAAGAATTAAACTCTTTAGTTGTTTGATAATCCAAGTCCTTTCTATCTACTACAAACACTACTTTATGGACATTTGATAGTTGCGTCAGGATTTGCGCAGTTTTAAATGAGGTAAGGGTTTTTCCACTTCCTGTAGTGTGCCAGATGTATCCAAATTTATCAGTCGATTTAACACGTTCTACGATGTTTTCTGTTGCGTAGTACTGATATGGTCGCAACACCATTAAAACTCTATGAGTCTCGTTTAAAACGATGTATTTGGTGATCATTTTGGAAAGGTGACAAGGTTCCAAAAAGATGTCCGTGAATTTTGATAATTGGGTGATGAGTTTGTTGTTTTCATCACTCCAATAAAAGGTCTGTTTAAAAGATCTTTCTTTGATCGGATTGTTTGCGAAGTACTTAGTGTTTACTCCATTAGAAATCACAAATAGTTGAATGAATTGAAAGAGTCCGTGACCTGAACCATAGGAATGTCTCTCGTAACGATTAGTTTGATTAAACGCCTCTTTGAGCTCTAACCCTCTACGTTTCAATTCTATTTGAACAAGAGGTAAACCATTTACTAAAATAGTTACATCGTAACGGTTCTCGTATTGTCCCTTTATGGTGATTTGGTTGGTTACCTGAAACTCATTCTGACACCAAAACTGTTGATTAATCAGTTCTATGGTCTTAGTCTCGTTCTTATCGTTAATGTAAGGAACACGATCTCTTAGAGTCTTGGATCTTTCAAAGATATTTCCCTTACTTATGTAGTTTAGAATCTGTTTGAACTCGTTATCATTGAACTTAGTTTTATTATGTTTCTCCAATTGAGATTTTAGGTTCAATACCAAATCCCCCTCGTCTTTAATTGAGACTGGAGAATACCCTAAACCAACTAATTGGTCTACCAAGTTATTTTCTAATATTAGTTCAGGTTGTTTAGTCATCTATACAAACATTTTTTGAAGGAGTCCTTTTTTCCAAGTTTTTGATTTATCGATTTGGGTTTCTAATAATTCAATTTGAGTATCTAATTGATTTGAGAAGTTTGAAATTTTAGTCTGTTCTTCATTTGAAGGAATTGAAATGAACATTTGAGAATATTCAGAAATCCAATACCTTTTATGTTCGGAAAGAACAAATCTCAAATTTTTCATAATTTCAAAAACAAGTTTGAGGTTATAATTATTTGACTTTACTGTCAACATCTTCATTGCAGATGACTTCATCTTGAACTCAAAATCTACATAATGAAAAGATGTTGTAAAGTCATCAAAAATTATTGTAGGAAGATTAGAATATACACCTGTAGTCTCATTAGTATAACCTAAAATAAAGGATTTACCTGCAGTGAGAACAGGAAGGTCGTAACTGTCAGAATAATCGGTTGAATCAACCAAATATTTCGTTGGTTGTTCATAATTTAAAACATCTTCTAACCTCTTCTCCTCCCAATCAGGAAATTCGTTACCGTTGTCGTCTTTAAATCGAATCTCTTGGTTGAAGATCTTTTTCATCACACCCTTTTTATAGGTTTCCAAAAGGGTCTTTTTCTTCTCTAAAAGTTCAATTCGTTTGTCTACCGCAGTTAGGAAGTCTGCAATTTTTTGTTGTTCAGGGAGGGATGGGAATTTTATTGGACAATTTAGTACCTCAGACTTTCTAAGATTTGTCTGCCCAACTCCATTATCAAACTTTAAATAATATTTATGTCTGTTAATTCGGTAAAATAAAAATTTATTCACCTCTGTTTCTGATTTTATCGAACAGATTCTCTGATTGAGAGAGAAATAGTCACCCTTTTCAAAATAGTAACACTTTGCAATCGCCTTACCATTAGGTATATCACTCATAACCATACATAGACTGTCATCAGGAATAATGGAAAGTACTTTATCCGTATATTTTCGAACAGTACCCTCAGTAGAAATAAATTTAGAATTTACTACTACCACATTTCCATTCTCATCTATTGATCTTTCATGTCCTACACCATTCTGAAAATTAATTACCTTCTTCAATTTGTCCTGTTTCTATTCATTAAAAAATGAAGGAAACCTTAATCTCGGTATGTTTTTTACCTCACTCATATTAAAATGGGGTTGAGATATTAAGTTCTTTACAGAAAGATTGAATGATTTGATTCGTTTCTGATAGATCCTTTTCTAAAGATTGAATCTCACCTGAAACTTCTTCCAAGTCTACATCCTTTTCCTCTTCAAAAGTGTCTACATATCGAGGGATATTAAGGTTGTAGTCGTTTTCTGCAATTTCTTGAAGGGTCACCACAGAACTGTACTTATCGATAGATTCTCGGTTGCGGTAGGTATTAACCAATAATTCCACATCTTCATCTCTAAGTTCATTTTGTTTACCAACCTTTATAAAATGATCATCTCCACTTGCATCAATAAAAATAATGTCTTCGTCTTGTTCTCTACATTTTTTTAATACAAGAATACATGTAGGAATACCAGTACCAAAGAAGATGTTTGAGGGTAATCCGATTACTGCATCCAAATAGTTGAGATCTTTGATTAGATATTTTCTAATGACTTCCTCACTTGACCCTCTGAACAAAACTCCGTGCGGTAAAACGCACGCCATGGTTCCATTATCCGCTAACTGATACACCATGTGTTGCACAAACGCAAAGTCTGCTTTAGATTTTGGTGCAAGTCTACCATATTGAGAGAATCTCTCATCTGATGCGTACAATGGATTTGCATCACTCTTCCAGTTTAAGGAGAAAGGTGGATTTGCAACAATACCTTCAAATCGTTTATCAAGGTGTTGTGGATCCTCCAAAGTATCTTCTTGACGAATATCAAAATCACGATAATGAACATCGTGAAGAATCATATTCATTCGTGCAAGGTTAAAGGTTGTTCGATTGAGTTCTTGTCCGTAGAACTCACCAACCTCTACTTCTCTTGCAACACGAAGTAATAACGATCCTGAACCACAGGTTGGATCGTATACGCTCTTGAGTTTAGTTTTACCAGTAGTAATAATTTTAGATAGAATCTTAGATACCTGTTGAGGGGTATAGAATTCACCCGCAGATTTTCCTGCACCAGACGCAAACTTTGCAATTAGGTATTCATACGCATCACCTATTACATCACTCTCAACTTCATCCAATCGAAAGTCAATTTCATCTAAGTAGGTTAGGATATTGACAATGATCTCATTTCGTGCATTGGGAGTTCTTCCCAACTTGGTTGAGTTGAGATCCAAATCCTCAAAGAGTGCGTTGAAGTCATCTTCACTTTCAGTACCTGAAGTAGATTGTTCAATATGGTTGAGAACAGATTGAAGATCATCCAAAATATAGGAATTGGAATTACCTCTTTTTGTGATTGAAGAGAAGAGTTCCTCTGGTTTTAAAAAGTACCCTATTGAAATAAGACTTTCCTCTTGAATTGCATCCAAAGTCTCTTGATCTTTTACCAGTTCAAAATCTGTTACAGATTCTCCCTTGAGTAGTTCATCTGCATACAAATGTTGTTTCTCACTCAGGTACTTGTAAAATATAAATCCAAGAATGTAGTCGCGGTAGTCATCGGGATCTACTTTCCCTCTTAGGAGGTTTGCGATCCCCCACAATTGC encodes:
- a CDS encoding TetR family transcriptional regulator C-terminal domain-containing protein; this translates as MARKKNITKDQLISWYMDFVLENNHAPKSVFSFAKENNFEEAEFYKYYGNFEAIEQSIFSEFFNNTIKVLAKSDAYENYDAKNKLLSFYFTFFEILTANRSYVVYAIEKNGDLKNLKSLKNLKEDYKTYISNIGIEKIDLKEERLEKIQDKTLQESSWVHLLITMKFWLDDTSASFEKTDIFIEKSINARFDLMDIKPLKSIIDFGKFILKEKVNFN
- a CDS encoding formylglycine-generating enzyme family protein; amino-acid sequence: MIRFTTAKRVLSFFLLIAVLLSCKKKELSNTNVDNTSVKSLIKSAPKGMVWVAPKTFLMGAKADDNYAMDREKPSHEVYVDGFFIDVNEVTNKQFSDFVAATNYITTAEKPIDWDEIKKDLPANTPRPADSILQPGSLIFNKNAGKVVSMNNYQQWWTWKIGANWRQPEGPGSSIKGKENYPVVHVSYADALAYCNWANRRLPTEAEWESAAQANNKNNIFVWGNDANALNKNANTWQGVFPTKNISEDGFEYISPIKSYPPNSLGIYDMAGNVWEMTSDLFNVNYYASLDKSKVLRNPTGAKTPFSPSNPRQLEYVMKGGSFLCHASYCASFRISARMGMEPSSSSDHIGFRTVATPEMLEIDLN
- a CDS encoding type I restriction endonuclease subunit R, with product MTKQPELILENNLVDQLVGLGYSPVSIKDEGDLVLNLKSQLEKHNKTKFNDNEFKQILNYISKGNIFERSKTLRDRVPYINDKNETKTIELINQQFWCQNEFQVTNQITIKGQYENRYDVTILVNGLPLVQIELKRRGLELKEAFNQTNRYERHSYGSGHGLFQFIQLFVISNGVNTKYFANNPIKERSFKQTFYWSDENNKLITQLSKFTDIFLEPCHLSKMITKYIVLNETHRVLMVLRPYQYYATENIVERVKSTDKFGYIWHTTGSGKTLTSFKTAQILTQLSNVHKVVFVVDRKDLDYQTTKEFNSFSKGSIDGTNNTNTLANQLAGDTKLIITTIQKLNTAITKNRYQSRVEGLADKKVVFIFDECHRSQFGKTHEEIRKFFPSSQMFGFTGTPIFEENAGSNEFGKRTTTMLFNKCLHKYVITDAIRDENVLKFSVEYISTFKKKESIVDINVEDIDETEVMNSPARLEGVVDYIINNHDRKTHNRKFTSIFCVSSVSVLVEYYKIFREKQKDLDNDKKLKIATIFSYQSNEEDKDTLGNFGEEFSTAAEPESEYVTQHSRDYLEDFIGDYNKTFGTNYTTKDSQSYYNYYNDIARKVKEKQIDVLLVVNMFLTGFDSKLLNTLYVDKNLKFHGLIQAYSRTNRIFGELKSQGNIVSFRNLKKQTDDAIRLFSNLDNKDLIVMEPYEVYLERFNDAYNNLTKLTPSVDSVNDLISEDDQFEFIKLFRDLMRVKNVLNTFTQFEMEETEMEDQEFEDYKSKYLDLYDRHKGDSKEKVSIINDIDFELELIHRDEINVSYILNLLSTLKNSPIEEQDTQRKKIIEIISGQSDLRSKRELIEKFIDENLPHIEDSDNIPEEFEKFWDKERSEYIDRLVDEEKLDKGKLEKVIGDYLFTEKEPLRDDLIDMLDKRPSLKERSSTSERLKNKIVDFVETYITGVAV
- a CDS encoding restriction endonuclease subunit S; protein product: MKKVINFQNGVGHERSIDENGNVVVVNSKFISTEGTVRKYTDKVLSIIPDDSLCMVMSDIPNGKAIAKCYYFEKGDYFSLNQRICSIKSETEVNKFLFYRINRHKYYLKFDNGVGQTNLRKSEVLNCPIKFPSLPEQQKIADFLTAVDKRIELLEKKKTLLETYKKGVMKKIFNQEIRFKDDNGNEFPDWEEKRLEDVLNYEQPTKYLVDSTDYSDSYDLPVLTAGKSFILGYTNETTGVYSNLPTIIFDDFTTSFHYVDFEFKMKSSAMKMLTVKSNNYNLKLVFEIMKNLRFVLSEHKRYWISEYSQMFISIPSNEEQTKISNFSNQLDTQIELLETQIDKSKTWKKGLLQKMFV
- a CDS encoding type I restriction-modification system subunit M, with translation MSEEQRRQLDAQLWGIANLLRGKVDPDDYRDYILGFIFYKYLSEKQHLYADELLKGESVTDFELVKDQETLDAIQEESLISIGYFLKPEELFSSITKRGNSNSYILDDLQSVLNHIEQSTSGTESEDDFNALFEDLDLNSTKLGRTPNARNEIIVNILTYLDEIDFRLDEVESDVIGDAYEYLIAKFASGAGKSAGEFYTPQQVSKILSKIITTGKTKLKSVYDPTCGSGSLLLRVAREVEVGEFYGQELNRTTFNLARMNMILHDVHYRDFDIRQEDTLEDPQHLDKRFEGIVANPPFSLNWKSDANPLYASDERFSQYGRLAPKSKADFAFVQHMVYQLADNGTMACVLPHGVLFRGSSEEVIRKYLIKDLNYLDAVIGLPSNIFFGTGIPTCILVLKKCREQDEDIIFIDASGDDHFIKVGKQNELRDEDVELLVNTYRNRESIDKYSSVVTLQEIAENDYNLNIPRYVDTFEEEKDVDLEEVSGEIQSLEKDLSETNQIIQSFCKELNISTPF